The proteins below come from a single Halomicroarcula saliterrae genomic window:
- a CDS encoding amino acid permease, which produces MSDEELAKDLGPLAALTIGVGTMIGAGIFVLPGEAILNAGSLASVAFVLGGVIAMFTALSASELGTAMPKSGGAYYYVNHALGPLFGSVAGWANWLGLAFASAFYMVGFGRYIARIFGLSGSVGVGLVSMSVVKLVALVGAALFVLINYVGAKETGRLQNVIVVVLVAILAVFTFLGTLRAQPGNLPPATDVVTTLETTGLIFVSYLGFVQITSVAEEIKDPGRNLPRAVIGSVVIVTVIYALVLVIMSAAVPEGFIADVITDPSTENPIAVVEVGQYLQGALMGGALLFGGLLATASSANASILASSRINFAMGRDRIVTPALNEIHPRFGTPYRAIGITGGLILLFIVVGDLTLLSGAASGLHLIIYGLLNLALIVMRYVNPEEYAPDFVVPLFPLLPILGAVLSFALLVFVATDALLLTFGIAAAAIVWYGLYARSRTEKQGILSKHILSRSENLPDAAVSAAAGVQPDGGQYRVMVPLANPEHEKELITLASAIAKQRGGTVVATHIVTVPDQTALAGAAEKADELDATSERLLQSAREDAETFGVEVEQHTIISHKSYEAIFDAARSHTADLVVMGWGPDSHGSPGRAESAMDELTEAVPCDFLVLRDRGFDPSRILLPTAGGPDSELSAAIAKLLQAEYDSEVTLLNVADDEENAQQFLQEWAVEHGLEDASLRIESGDVETAIEDAAADHTLLLIGATEEGLLRRLVSGSLVLDVVDDVDCSVLLAEKHRDRGLLERLL; this is translated from the coding sequence TGGCGTTCGTCCTCGGCGGCGTCATCGCGATGTTCACCGCGCTGTCGGCCAGCGAACTCGGGACGGCGATGCCCAAGTCCGGCGGGGCCTACTACTACGTCAACCACGCGCTCGGTCCGCTGTTTGGCTCGGTCGCCGGCTGGGCCAACTGGCTCGGGCTGGCCTTTGCGAGCGCGTTCTACATGGTCGGCTTCGGCCGCTACATCGCCCGCATCTTCGGGCTGTCGGGGTCGGTCGGCGTGGGCCTCGTGTCGATGTCGGTCGTGAAACTGGTCGCGCTCGTCGGAGCGGCGCTGTTCGTGCTCATCAACTACGTCGGCGCGAAGGAGACCGGGCGGCTCCAGAACGTCATCGTGGTCGTGCTGGTCGCGATTCTCGCCGTGTTCACGTTCCTTGGGACCCTTCGGGCCCAGCCGGGGAACCTCCCGCCGGCGACGGACGTGGTCACGACGCTGGAGACGACGGGCCTCATCTTCGTCTCCTATCTCGGCTTCGTCCAGATTACGAGCGTCGCCGAGGAGATCAAAGACCCCGGCAGGAACCTCCCGCGGGCGGTCATCGGCAGCGTCGTCATCGTGACGGTCATCTACGCGCTCGTACTCGTCATCATGAGCGCGGCGGTGCCGGAGGGGTTTATCGCGGACGTCATCACCGACCCCAGCACCGAGAACCCCATCGCCGTGGTCGAGGTCGGGCAGTATCTCCAGGGTGCACTGATGGGCGGTGCACTGCTGTTTGGCGGCCTGCTGGCGACGGCCTCCAGCGCGAACGCCTCCATCCTGGCCTCCTCGCGCATCAACTTCGCGATGGGGCGTGACCGCATCGTCACGCCGGCGCTCAACGAGATTCACCCGCGCTTTGGGACACCGTATCGCGCCATCGGTATCACCGGCGGGCTCATTCTCCTCTTTATCGTCGTCGGCGACCTGACGCTACTATCGGGCGCGGCCTCGGGCCTGCACCTCATCATCTACGGCCTCCTGAACCTCGCGCTCATCGTGATGCGCTACGTCAACCCCGAGGAGTACGCGCCCGACTTCGTCGTGCCGCTCTTTCCCCTCCTCCCGATTCTGGGCGCCGTCCTCTCCTTTGCCCTGCTGGTGTTTGTCGCCACCGACGCGCTCTTGCTCACCTTCGGCATCGCGGCCGCAGCGATAGTGTGGTACGGGCTCTACGCCCGCTCCCGAACGGAGAAACAGGGTATCCTCTCGAAACACATCCTCTCGCGCTCCGAGAATCTGCCGGACGCCGCCGTCAGCGCCGCCGCGGGCGTCCAGCCCGACGGCGGGCAGTACCGCGTGATGGTGCCGCTGGCCAACCCCGAACACGAGAAGGAGCTCATCACGCTCGCAAGCGCCATCGCCAAGCAACGGGGCGGCACCGTCGTCGCCACCCACATCGTCACCGTTCCGGACCAGACGGCCCTGGCCGGCGCCGCCGAGAAGGCCGACGAGCTCGACGCCACCTCCGAGCGGCTCCTGCAGAGCGCCCGCGAAGACGCCGAGACCTTCGGCGTGGAGGTAGAGCAACACACCATCATCTCCCATAAGTCCTACGAGGCCATCTTCGACGCCGCCCGCAGCCACACCGCCGACCTCGTCGTGATGGGCTGGGGCCCCGACTCGCACGGCTCGCCCGGGCGGGCCGAGTCGGCGATGGACGAACTCACCGAAGCCGTCCCCTGTGACTTCCTCGTCCTTCGGGACCGCGGCTTCGACCCCTCGCGCATCCTGCTGCCGACCGCCGGCGGCCCGGACTCGGAGCTGTCCGCGGCGATTGCGAAGCTGCTCCAGGCCGAATACGACTCCGAGGTGACGCTGCTCAACGTCGCCGACGACGAGGAAAACGCCCAGCAGTTCCTCCAGGAGTGGGCGGTCGAACACGGGCTCGAAGACGCCAGCCTCCGAATCGAGTCGGGCGACGTGGAGACGGCCATCGAGGACGCGGCCGCCGACCACACGCTCTTGCTCATCGGCGCGACCGAGGAGGGGCTGCTCCGGCGGCTCGTCTCTGGCTCGCTCGTGCTCGACGTGGTCGACGACGTGGACTGTTCAGTGCTACTTGCGGAGAAACACCGCGACCGCGGCCTGCTCGAACGGCTACTGTAG
- a CDS encoding extracellular solute-binding protein: protein MPDNRSGQNTRDEVTADGGVVEPKSDGEEAVDIESLSDSELRAAFREVENERDQARNRVSELEDTVDDQQHRLYDLEGSLAELQGVVEANASGDLTRRADIDSNVDSVVDFVSSYNRMLDEWNSMLKQVKEVSTSVDESTSEVEEEVAKVDEEGEQVSQSIGEIADGAHEQNEHLQQVGDEMRSISATIEEVAASATEVANTAEDSVESGDSAQQAATKAINDLESMEVKTEEMVQQVEQLSDLMEDIEEITEFINDVADDTNMLALNANIEAARAGEAGAGFAVVANEVKDLANETKEATDEISSTVSEVRDQTETTVENMYETQEVVSQAGSAVDSTIDGLDDVVHMIDQVNSSIKEIDTAVDEQAQTTQSVVSMVDEVSAVSEETTAEAETVADAAESQAESLTDVTQEVGEMSRKAEQLGSTASQFTTGERQHHTVSKGDTVIDFWHAMGGSKSLLLHDFAREFEERHGSVHFRLSSLGSYDGVLDESLAAAGSDEMPAIAQINEIGSMKARLSGAFKPAERVLPGASKASLTDSVSDYYTVEGELQSVPFNSSNPVLCINRDAFEAAGLDPENPPETFAGVREASQQLVDAGVCDYGITFANYSWFVEQWFAEAGQELVNEQNGRAGVPDKAHLDSDFGREFFQWWTDMEADGLYHNSGIKARGKAKKAFHDGRAAMLVGSTSSLGSIQSGADFELKTGYLPVLDERNGVLVGGASLWIGDELDPQVEQAAGEFLAWLLEPEQQARWHRETGYFPVCDGAADLLRSEGWFEENPHFATAFDQFQQSSDTPATNGAQMGPFPEVRGIIEQARAEMPVGDDVDDALRALNNEIEAELYSWEAR, encoded by the coding sequence ATGCCGGACAATCGCAGCGGCCAGAACACCCGTGACGAGGTGACCGCGGACGGCGGCGTGGTCGAGCCCAAATCGGACGGCGAGGAGGCGGTAGACATCGAGTCGCTGTCCGACAGCGAGCTCCGGGCCGCGTTCAGGGAAGTCGAGAACGAACGGGACCAGGCCCGGAACCGCGTCAGCGAACTCGAAGACACAGTCGACGACCAGCAACACCGGCTCTACGACCTCGAAGGGTCGCTGGCCGAGCTTCAGGGCGTCGTCGAGGCCAACGCGTCGGGCGACCTGACCCGCCGGGCCGACATCGACTCGAACGTCGACTCCGTCGTCGATTTCGTCTCCAGCTACAACCGGATGCTCGACGAGTGGAACTCGATGCTCAAGCAGGTCAAGGAAGTCAGTACGTCCGTCGACGAGTCGACCTCCGAGGTCGAGGAGGAGGTCGCGAAGGTCGACGAAGAGGGCGAACAGGTGAGCCAGTCCATCGGCGAGATCGCCGACGGCGCCCACGAGCAAAACGAACACCTCCAGCAGGTCGGCGACGAGATGCGCTCTATCTCCGCGACCATCGAGGAGGTGGCCGCCTCCGCGACCGAGGTCGCGAACACCGCGGAAGACTCCGTCGAGAGCGGGGACAGCGCCCAGCAGGCCGCCACCAAGGCGATAAACGACCTGGAGTCCATGGAGGTAAAGACCGAGGAGATGGTCCAGCAGGTCGAACAGCTCTCCGACCTGATGGAGGACATCGAGGAGATAACCGAGTTCATCAACGACGTCGCGGACGACACGAACATGCTCGCGCTGAACGCCAACATCGAGGCGGCGCGGGCCGGCGAGGCCGGCGCGGGATTCGCCGTCGTCGCCAACGAGGTCAAGGACCTGGCCAACGAGACGAAGGAGGCGACCGACGAGATAAGCTCGACCGTCTCGGAGGTGCGCGACCAGACCGAGACGACGGTCGAGAACATGTACGAGACACAGGAGGTCGTCTCGCAGGCCGGCAGCGCGGTCGATTCGACCATCGACGGGCTGGACGACGTGGTCCACATGATAGACCAGGTCAACTCCAGCATCAAGGAGATAGACACCGCGGTCGACGAGCAGGCCCAGACCACGCAGTCGGTGGTCTCGATGGTAGACGAGGTGAGCGCCGTCAGCGAGGAGACGACGGCGGAAGCGGAGACCGTCGCCGACGCCGCCGAGAGCCAGGCCGAGTCACTCACCGACGTGACTCAGGAGGTCGGCGAGATGTCCCGGAAGGCCGAGCAGCTGGGCTCGACGGCCTCGCAGTTCACGACCGGCGAACGACAGCACCACACCGTCTCGAAGGGCGATACCGTCATCGACTTCTGGCACGCGATGGGCGGCTCGAAGTCGCTCCTGTTGCACGACTTCGCGCGGGAGTTCGAGGAGCGACACGGCTCCGTCCACTTCCGGCTGTCCTCGCTGGGGAGTTACGACGGCGTCTTGGACGAGAGTCTGGCTGCGGCCGGGAGCGACGAGATGCCCGCCATCGCACAGATAAACGAGATCGGTAGCATGAAAGCGCGGCTGAGCGGGGCGTTCAAACCCGCCGAGCGCGTCCTGCCGGGGGCGTCGAAAGCCTCCCTGACGGACTCCGTGTCGGACTACTACACGGTCGAGGGGGAGCTCCAGTCGGTGCCGTTTAACTCCTCGAACCCAGTGCTGTGTATCAACAGGGACGCGTTCGAGGCCGCCGGGCTGGACCCGGAGAACCCGCCCGAGACCTTCGCTGGGGTCCGCGAGGCGAGTCAGCAACTCGTCGACGCCGGCGTCTGTGACTACGGCATCACCTTCGCGAACTACTCGTGGTTCGTCGAGCAGTGGTTCGCCGAGGCCGGCCAGGAACTCGTCAACGAGCAGAACGGCCGGGCCGGCGTGCCCGACAAGGCACACCTCGACAGCGACTTCGGCCGCGAGTTCTTCCAGTGGTGGACCGATATGGAGGCCGACGGCCTCTACCACAACAGCGGTATCAAGGCCCGCGGGAAGGCCAAGAAGGCGTTCCACGACGGGCGTGCGGCCATGCTCGTCGGGTCGACCTCGTCGCTGGGAAGCATCCAGTCCGGCGCCGACTTCGAGCTGAAAACCGGCTATCTACCGGTGCTCGACGAGCGCAACGGTGTCCTCGTCGGCGGCGCCTCGCTGTGGATCGGCGACGAGCTCGACCCGCAGGTCGAACAGGCCGCCGGCGAGTTCCTGGCGTGGCTGCTCGAACCGGAACAACAGGCACGCTGGCACCGCGAAACGGGGTACTTCCCCGTCTGTGACGGCGCGGCCGACCTGCTGCGAAGCGAGGGGTGGTTCGAGGAGAACCCGCACTTCGCCACCGCCTTCGACCAGTTCCAGCAGTCCTCGGACACGCCCGCGACCAACGGGGCCCAGATGGGGCCGTTCCCGGAGGTCCGGGGCATCATCGAACAGGCCCGGGCCGAGATGCCCGTCGGCGACGACGTCGACGACGCGCTCCGCGCGCTGAACAACGAGATAGAAGCGGAGCTGTACAGCTGGGAAGCGCGATAG